The Ziziphus jujuba cultivar Dongzao chromosome 7, ASM3175591v1 genome includes a region encoding these proteins:
- the LOC107424853 gene encoding BTB/POZ domain-containing protein At3g50780, whose amino-acid sequence MAEIRLTRVEQGQTKIRNVPIAVTPEGFWCCPSPVVFQKTLKSQNTLNKPKPSSPPPKTTPQKKHTPLSERRTTFTPSRSGVISDGQRPFHTETTEVPALSAPVVTERAPKPKVDALPRKVAIEFGEPGTSDMKVILIGRQGFCVKLSVHKNVLIEHSSFFADKLSDEQSSLSCLEIDDCEDVEIYVETVGLMYCKEMKQRLMKQSVSRVLRILKVAELFGFNSCIHSSLEYLEAVPWVGEEEEEKVISSILRLQGEGIGVTPVLKRVSSDIVKPTKDTLSEIIELVLKSNEDRSRREMKSVVLKLLRENNGLPSYAGSVDICNETIYGSCRSCLNSLLSLFKQAAEPDFADKPMDSKDPVVKQIALQSDNLSWLLEILADRQAADEFAVLWANQQELTVLHAKLPLVSRYHVSCITARLFVGIGRGELLPSKDTRQLLLQTWLQPLINDYSWLQHGCRSFDRKVVEEGIGRTILTLPLEDQQSILLSWLGNFLKAGDNCPNLQRAFEVWWRRTFVRPYVEAQRNLLQSVREVHCNINDHDQSKQSEESVLDGVFPFSES is encoded by the exons ATGGCTGAAATTAGGCTTACAAGGGTAGAACAAGGCCAAACCAAGATTAGAAATGTCCCAATTGCTGTAACCCCAGAAGGTTTCTGGTGTTGTCCTTCTCCTGTTGTGTTTCAAAAGACCCTTAAATCGCAGAACACCCTGAACAAGCCCAAGCCCTCCTCTCCACCACCCAAGACCACTCCCCAAAAGAAACACACCCCATTAAGTGAGAGAAGGACAACCTTTACTCCATCAAGATCAGGAGTTATTTCCGATGGTCAACGGCCATTTCACACTGAGACCACTGAGGTACCTGCTCTTAGTGCACCCGTGGTTACAGAGAGAGCACCAAAACCAAAAGTTGATGCTTTGCCAAGGAAGGTAGCAATTGAGTTTGGTGAGCCTGGAACCAGTGATATGAAGGTGATTTTAATTGGAAGGCAAGGATTTTGTGTGAAGTTGAGTGTTCATAAGAATGTCCTCATAGAGCATAGCAGTTTCTTTGCTGATAAACTATCTGACGAGCAGTCTAGTTTATCCTGCCTGGAAATTGATGATTGTGAGGATGTTGAAATATATGTTGAGACTGTGGGGCTGATGTATTGCAAAGAAATGAAGCAAAGGCTGATGAAGCAAAGTGTCTCGCGTGTACTCCGCATTCTCAAG GTTGCAGAACTATTTGGCTTCAACTCATGCATTCACTCATCTTTAGAATACCTGGAAGCAGTCCCATGGgttggggaagaagaagaagagaaagtaATCTCATCAATCCTAAGACTCCAAGGTGAAGGTATTGGTGTTACCCCGGTATTGAAGCGTGTCTCTTCAGACATTGTCAAACCCACTAAAGATACACTTTCTGAAATAATTGAACTTGTTCTTAAAAGCAATGAGGACAGAAGCCGGCGCGAAATGAAATCCGTTGTGCTAAAGCTCCTGAGGGAAAACAATGGTCTTCCAAGCTATGCAGGTTCTGTGGACATCTGCAATGAAACAATATATGGCTCATGCAGAAGTTGCTTGAATTCATTGTTGTCTCTTTTCAAGCAGGCTGCTGAACCAGATTTTGCTGATAAGCCCATGGACAGTAAAGATCCTGTGGTGAAGCAAATAGCTCTACAGTCTGATAATCTCTCATGGTTGCTTGAGATCTTAGCTGATAGGCAAGCAGCAGATGAATTTGCAGTATTATGGGCTAACCAGCAAGAACTAACAGTCCTACATGCAAAGCTGCCTTTAGTTTCTCGTTACCATGTCAGCTGTATTACGGCGAGACTGTTTGTTGGAATTGGAAGAGGGGAGCTGCTGCCATCAAAGGATACCCGTCAATTGTTGTTGCAGACGTGGTTACAGCCATTGATCAATGACTACAGCTGGTTACAACATGGGTGTAGATCATTTGATCGGAAGGTTGTGGAAGAAGGAATCGGTAGGACAATACTCACTCTGCCTCTAGAGGACCAGCAGAGTATTTTACTTTCTTGGTTGGGTAACTTTCTGAAGGCTGGTGATAACTGCCCAAACCTTCAGAGAGCCTTTGAAGTCTGGTGGCGCCGTACTTTTGTTAGACCATATGTCGAAGCACAAAGAAACTTGCTCCAGTCAG
- the LOC107424829 gene encoding uncharacterized protein LOC107424829, translating into MAAPKKLYSLCCLLMATLFAYSASVQLNDPDWYFWFPLYAGAFVVNLLNWIIPSSTISHVAAISLWLGIYLFIKVVVEDFMNSISGFWSLDLSERVIREKVGSGLVVLSMILHLITSSSPRVFMHRINNKFPTKYVEFGKSMLLTYIVPEPDVPAFFLNFFLLFIIFF; encoded by the exons ATGGCAGCACCCAAGAAGCTATATAGCTTGTGTTGTCTACTAATGGCTACCCTATTTGCTTACTCTGCATCGGTACAGTTAAACGATCCTG ATTGGTACTTTTGGTTTCCCCTGTATGCTGGTGCTTTCGTTGTTAATCTTCTGAACTGGATCATTCCCTCCTCAACAATCAGCCATGTCGCTGCAATATCACTCTGGCTTGGAATATATTTGTTCATAAAGGTCGTAGTTGAAGATTTTATGAACAGCATATCTGGGTTTTGGTCTCTAGATTTAAGCGAGAGAGTCATAAGGGAAAAAGTAGGAAGTGGGTTGGTTGTCCTCTCCATGATTTTGCATCTAATAACTTCATCCTCCCCAAGAGTTTTCATGCACAGAATTAACAATAAGTTTCCAACAAAATATGTTGAATTTGGTAAGTCCATGCTATTAACATACATAGTCCCTGAACCTGACGTGCCtgccttttttttaaatttttttttattatttataatttttttttag